In Hippoglossus hippoglossus isolate fHipHip1 chromosome 24, fHipHip1.pri, whole genome shotgun sequence, a single genomic region encodes these proteins:
- the tshr gene encoding thyrotropin receptor → MPCDGLQVVTCAVLTLLCGAAVCVSAVMEAADSCPAECDCSEWRTRTISCVDIDILPRFPASTEALWFFETQLSSMPADVFSNLVNISWIYISVDVKLQRLERHSFYGLRKITHIEIRNAKSLTYVDPEAFKNLPNLKYLGIFNTGLTFFPDLTNIHSNDMNFILEIVDHPYITEIPANSFRGITSEVLTVMLYGNGFREIQHHAFNGTKLDQVDLHRNKYLTKMDERAFAGTISGPMLLDVSLTGISALPTTGMDSLRELKARNAWALKKLPPIKTFKHLTIANLTYPSHCCGFKNLKKKRGFLEYIICNLTVLQDQHHKRSVGPLRMPSLQGDSVVETVPDLEPSDGGQTDSQQDWWRGDFHGSLHYHAYFGGQPDEDVGFGETLKNPQEDTSQDFDSRYDYVVCEEGEEVACSPVPDEFNPCEDIMGFGFLRVSVWFVSLLAILGNVIVLLVLLTSHYKLSVSRFLMCHLAFADLCMGIYLLLIASVDLHTRAEYFNHAIDWQTGPGCGLAGFFTVFASELSVYTLTVITLERWYAITFAMRLDRKLRLHHAAAVMLGGWFFCLVLALLPLVGVSSYQKVSICLPMDTQSTVALVYILSVLVLNILAFLAICACYFKIYCAVHNPHYHSGSKDTNIAKRMAVLIFTDFLCMAPISFYAMSAVLDRPLITVSNSKILLVLFYPLNSCANPFLYAIFTKAFRGDVFILLSKVGLCQQQAQLFRGQTVSSKGSSGTSQVRRDKCKVRKGESGGQDEVPIHLRKCSGHTYHQAVSQQAGPEESQSLNT, encoded by the exons ATGCCGTGTGACGGGCTGCAGGTGGTGACATGCGCCGTGCTGACGCTGCTGTGTggggctgctgtgtgtgtgagcgccgTGATGGAGGCTGCTGACTCCTGCCCTGCAGAGTGCGACTGCTCCGAGTGGCGGACGCGCACCATCTCCTGCGTTGACATTGATATTCTCCCCAGGTTCCCGGCGAGCACCGAGGCGCT ATGGTTTTTCGAGACCCAACTGTCATCCATGCCAGCGGATGTCTTTTCCAACTTGGTCAACATCTCATGGAT ATATATATCAGTGGACGTGAAGCTGCAGAGGCTGGAGAGGCACTCATTCTACGGCCTGAGGAAAATCACCCACAT AGAGATACGTAATGCAAAGAGTCTGACCTATGTTGACCCAGAAGCCTTTAAGAACCTCCCAAACCTCAAATatct GGGGATTTTCAACACTGGCCTCACTTTCTTCCCTGACTTGACCAACATCCACTCTAATGACATGAACTTCATATT GGAAATTGTTGATCATCCCTACATCACTGAGATCCCAGCCAACTCATTCCGTGGCATCACCAGCGAGGTGCTGACAGT GATGCTGTATGGAAATGGCTTCAGAGAAATCCAGCATCATGCCTTCAATGGGACCAAGCTGGATCAAGT CGACCTGCACAGGAACAAGTATTTGACCAAGATGGATGAAAGGGCTTTTGCTGGCACCATTAGCGGCCCCATGCTTCT AGATGTGTCCCTGACAGGGATCAGCGCGCTGCCGACCACAGGTATGGATTCGCTCAGAGAGCTGAAGGCGCGCAACGCCTGGGCCCTCAAGAAACTTCCGCCTATCAAAACCTTCAAGCACCTCACCATCGCCAACCTCACGTACCCCAGCCACTGCTGTGGGTTTAAAAACCTCAAAAAGAAACGAGG ctttttggAGTACATCATCTGTAACCTGACTGTTCTCCAAGACCAGCATCACAAGCGCTCCGTGGGGCCCCTCCGCATGCCTTCCCTCCAAGGGGACAGCGTGGTCGAAACAGTCCCCGACCTAGAGCCAAGTGACGGAGGTCAGACAGACTCCCAGCAAGACTGGTGGAGAGGTGACTTCCATGGCAGCCTCCACTACCACGCCTATTTTGGGGGCCAGCCAGATGAGGATGTGGGTTTTGGAGAGACCCTAAAGAACCCCCAAGAGGATACCAGCCAAGATTTTGACAGTCGTTATGATTATGtggtgtgtgaggagggagaggaggtggcGTGTTCGCCAGTACCCGATGAGTTCAATCCTTGTGAGGACATAATGGGTTTTGGCTTCCTGCGAGTGTCTGTGTGGTTTGTAAGTCTGCTGGCCATTCTGGGAAACGTGATAGTGCTCCTGGTGCTGCTCACCAGCCATTACAAGCTCTCTGTCTCCCGCTTCCTCATGTGTCACCTGGCCTTTGCAGATCTGTGCATGGGGATTTATCTTCTGCTCATTGCCTCAGTAGACCTCCACACACGGGCTGAGTACTTCAACCATGCCATAGACTGGCAGACGGGTCCTGGTTGTGGACTTGCAGGGTTTTTTACGGTCTTTGCCAGTGAACTGTCTGTCTACACCTTGACAGTGATCACTCTGGAGAGGTGGTACGCCATCACCTTTGCCATGAGGCTGGATCGCAAGCTGCGTCTGCACCATGCAGCAGCTGTGATGCTAGGTGGCTGGTTTTTCTGCCTTGTCCTGGCGCTGCTTCCTCTCGTTGGGGTGAGCAGTTATCAGAAGGTCAGCATCTGTCTCCCGATGGACACCCAGTCCACAGTGGCTCTGGTCTACATCTTGTCAGTGCTGGTCCTCAATATTCTGGCCTTTCTTGCCATCTGCGCTTGCTACTTCAAGATCTACTGCGCAGTGCACAACCCTCACTATCATTCTGGATCCAAGGACACAAACATCGCCAAGCGAATGGCTGTCCTCATTTTTACTGACTTCTTGTGCATGGCGCCCATTTCCTTCTATGCCATGTCAGCCGTGCTGGACCGGCCGCTCATCACTGTTTCCAACTCCAAGATTTTATTGGTGCTATTCTACCCGCTCAATTCTTGTGCCAACCCGTTCCTCTACGCCATCTTCACCAAAGCGTTCAGGGGGGATGTGTTCATCCTCCTCAGTAAGGTGGGGCTATGTCAGCAGCAGGCACAGCTGTTCAGAGGCCAGACGGTGTCATCGAAAGGCAGCAGCGGGACATCTCAGGTCCGTAGAGACAAGTGTAAGGTCAGGAAAGGAGAAAGTGGAGGGCAGGATGAGGTGCCCATACACCTGAGGAAATGCTCTGGACATACCTACCATCAAGCAGTCAGCCAGCAGGCAGGCCCTGAGGAGAGCCAGAGCCTGAACACGTGA